In one Rhea pennata isolate bPtePen1 chromosome 17, bPtePen1.pri, whole genome shotgun sequence genomic region, the following are encoded:
- the SLC25A1 gene encoding tricarboxylate transport protein, mitochondrial, with protein sequence MPAAAPRRLAAAAPAGKAKLTHPGKAILAGGLAGGIEICITFPTEYVKTQLQLDEKANPPRYKGIGDCVKQTVRDHGVRGLYRGLSSLVYGSIPKAAVRFGMFEFLSNQMRDEQGKLDSTRGLVCGLGAGVAEAVVVVCPMETIKVKFIHDQCSPQPKYRGFFHGVREIVREQGLKGTYQGLTATVLKQGSNQAIRFFVMTSLKNWYKGDNPNKVINPFITGIFGALAGAASVFGNTPLDVVKTRMQGLEAHKYKSTWDCAYQIMKYEGPLAFYKGTVPRLGRVCLDVAIVFVIYDEVVKFLNKVWKTD encoded by the exons GAGGCCTCGCGGGAGGCATCGAGATCTGCATTACATTCCCCACGGAGTACGTGAAgacacagctgcagctggatgAAAAAGCAAACCCGCCTCGCTACAAGGGCATCG GCGACTGCGTGAAGCAGACTGTCCGTGACCATGGCGTTCGCGGGCTGTACCGGGGGCTCAGCTCGCTGGTGTACGGCTCCATCCCGAAGGCCGCCGTGAG GTTCGGCATGTTTGAGTTCCTCAGCAACCAGATGAGAGACGAGCAGGGCAAGCTGGACAGCACGCGGGGCCTCGTCTGCGGGCTGGGCGCCGGCGTGGCcgaggctgtggtggtggtgtgtcCCATGGAGACCATAAAG GTGAAGTTTATCCATGATcagtgctctcctcagcccAAATACCGTGGCTTCTTCCATGGTGTGAGGGAGATTGTTCGGGAGCAGG GGCTAAAGGGGACCTACCAGGGCTTAACTGCGACCGTCCTCAAGCAAGGATCGAACCAGGCCATTCGTTTCTTCGTCATGACATCCCTCAAGAACTGGTACAAAG gggATAATCCCAACAAGGTCATCAACCCCTTCATCACAGGGATCTTCGGAGCCCTTGCAGGAGCTGCAAGTGTCTTTGGCAACACCCCCTTGGATGTGGTGAAAACCAGGATGCAG GGGCTCGAAGCACACAAGTACAAGAGCACCTGGGACTGTGCCTACCAGATCATGAAATATGAAGGGCCGCTGGC GTTCTACAAGGGCACGGTGCCTCGCCTGGGCCGCGTCTGCCTCGACGTGGCCATCGTCTTCGTCATCTACGACGAAGTCGTCAAGTTCCTCAACAAGGTGTGGAAAACCGATTGA